Sequence from the Cucumis sativus cultivar 9930 chromosome 1, Cucumber_9930_V3, whole genome shotgun sequence genome:
ttcagaATTTTACATCTTTACGCTttaaaatcttcaattttcagTTTAGTTTTCACTTTCCTtctaagttttcttttaatttatccatttatgctttcaatttttactAACAACCGTATCAAAGTcttttttatatctaatttgCAACTatggtatatatttatatttttaattgaatgtctatttttatcttttcatatcatcaataaatagtttgtcactAATTGAGttggattatatttaattttcattgataGTGTTGataaaaacacattttaaattatgcaTCATGTGTACGTCTTTAAACTTAATTGATGGTTATGgtttaaatgaataaacaaGACTCATCAAAAGTGGTTGTGGTTAAATAAAGATGGATATTTGATGCAAGGGTAAGGTAATTAAGTATGTTTATTGATTATGAGTAGTGGTGTATGGAAGGGGGgggaaaatttttaaaaataaaaataaaatagggaAAAGTTGACCAGGTAAAACCAAAAGCCAAccccccctctctctctctaatatTAAACCAAATGAAttgtaaagaaaacaaagaaatggcTTAGAATTCGGATTTGGTTTGGAAAAACAACCAACCAATTATCTTCCCCTCTTTCCtcatcctctctctctctctctctctccctccaTGCAATGCATGCAATCCCTGAACCACAACCATAACCTTTACTCTCCAATATTTTCCTCAattctccttctttttcttcttcttcttcttctttcccacCCCCTCCTTCCCCTCGTCTCCCCCCATGGCGGAGCCGGAGCCGGAGCCGGTTCaccctcctcctcctccgcccgactctcttttcttctcctctgGTACCTACGTTGTCCAAATCCCTAAAGACCAAATCTACCGTATCCCTCCCCCCGAAAATGCCCTCATCGTCGAACGTCATCGTAACCCCTCCGTCGTCACCTCCTCTCGTCGCCGCTCATGTTGCTTTCGTATCTTCCTCCCTATCTTCGTCCTTCTTCTCCTCATCATCATCCTAGCCCTCCTCCTCCCTCCTCTTCTCACCCTTCCCAAACCCCCTGTCATTGAgctcaagaaattcaaactcaCTCCGTCCACACGCAATTTCCTCATCAACCTTGATATTCTTAATCCTAACTCCGTCGGCTCCATCTCCTTCAAATCTCCCTCACGTGTCTCCCTCTCCTTCCGAAAAAACCAACTTGCCACAACTAAATTCCCTCTCATTCGTCAACAACATGGCTCCGAGAAAAAGGTTGCTTTGTCACTTCGCGCCAAATCGGCGTTCCCTAAGGAGTTGAAACGGcggatgaaaaataataagacGAAGCTCCACACTTCCTTGTCGTTAAAGATGAATCTTGCTGCCCAGACGATTGGACGACTGTCGAATCGTCGGAATGTCAAATTTGTTGTCACTTGTAGCTTCACTGTCAACACGTTGGGTAAAAATTCACGAATATTATCGCAAGATTGTGAAAGTGAACGCCAATGACACAATGCAGTTCAAGG
This genomic interval carries:
- the LOC101202802 gene encoding NDR1/HIN1-like protein 13 yields the protein MAEPEPEPVHPPPPPPDSLFFSSGTYVVQIPKDQIYRIPPPENALIVERHRNPSVVTSSRRRSCCFRIFLPIFVLLLLIIILALLLPPLLTLPKPPVIELKKFKLTPSTRNFLINLDILNPNSVGSISFKSPSRVSLSFRKNQLATTKFPLIRQQHGSEKKVALSLRAKSAFPKELKRRMKNNKTKLHTSLSLKMNLAAQTIGRLSNRRNVKFVVTCSFTVNTLGKNSRILSQDCESERQ